CGAAGGCGGATACGCCGGCATGGTCACGTTCGGCCTCGAAGGTTCCGACGACCAGGCCTCCTACGAGGCCGCCAAGACTGTCTGCGAGTCGGTCGAACTCGTGAGTTTCCTCGCGAACATCGGCGACGCGAAGACGCTCTTGATTCACCCCGCATCGACGACGCACGCGCAACTCTCCCACGACGAACAACGCGCGGCGGGCGTCGCTCCCGACATGCTTCGCCTCTCGGTCGGCATCGAAGACGCCGCCGACATCGTCGCCGACCTCGACCAGGCAATCGAACAGGCACTGGCCGAACGAGCGGACGACGAGCGAACACCGATACTGACGGAGGAACCATGAGTCGCGGACGAGTCGCACCCGGCCGAAAAGTGGAGTCGGAGGTCGTCGACCTCGGCGAGTTCCGCTTCGAATCGGGTGAGGCGATTCCCAACCTGCAGGTGGCGTACGAAGCCTACGGGGAGTTCACCGGCGACAACGCCGTCGTCGTCTGTCACGCCCTCACCGGAAGCCAACACGTCGCTGGTCACGGGAGCGGGGCCAGTGTCTCGGGACAGGCCCGTGCGTGGTGGTCCGACATCGTCGGCCCAGGCAAGGCAATCGACACGAACGAGTACTACGTCGTCTGTGTGAACGTCCCCGGGTCTTGTTACGGGTCGAGCGGCCCCGCAAGCGACAGCCCAGACGGGGAACCGTGGGGAGTCGACTTCCCACCAGTCACCGTCACCGACTGGACACGCGCACAGCGCCTCCTCCTCGACCACCTCGGTATCGGCCGGCTCCACGCCGTCGTCGGCGGGTCCGTCGGTGGGATGAACGCCCTCGACTGGGCCGTTCAGTATCCCGACGACGTAGACCGTCTCGTCGTCGTCGCGGCGGCGGCGCGTCTCGACCCGCAGTGTCTCGGCCTCGACGCCGTCGCACGCCGGGCGATTACGACCGACCCGAACTGGAACGGCGGTGACTACTACGGCGACGACAGTCCCGACCCAGAGGGTGGACTCGGATTGGCACGCCAAATCGGCCACCTAATGTACCTCTCGAAGGACTCGATGGACCGCAAGTTCGGCCGACGGTCCGCTGGTCGTGGTGGCCGTGGGGATACGTACCCTGCGGACCCGGCGGCAGCGTTCTTCCCGTACCGCGAGGTGGAGTCGTACCTCGACTACCAAGCCGAGAAGTTCTCCGAACGGTTCGACGCGAACTCCTATCTGTACCTCACCCGCGCCATGGACGACTTCGACCTCTCGGAGGGGTACGAGTCCGATTCGGCCGCTCTCGCGGCGTTCGAGGGCGAAGCACTACTCGTCTCGTTCACCGGCGACTGGCACTTCACCACCGAGCAATCGGAGTCGCTGGCAGAGTCGTTCCGCCGAAACGACGCACCCGTCGCACACCACGTCATCGAGTCCGACCACGGCCACGACGCCTTCCTCGTCGAACCGGAGAAGGTCGGGCCACCACTCGACGACTTCCTCACTGCGGGAGTCGCTGGACGCGCTGTGACAGACACGCTCGCCGACAGCAGCGAACCCGAGTCGGAGAAGGACTTCGCACCGGTTCACTCGTCGCTGTTCAGTCGATAGCGTGTTGATTCCCTCGGGATTTTGCGGTGCTGAGCATCGCGTGCAACTTCGTCACAGACACCGGCGGGATTTGCGCTCGCCACCTTGCTTTAGCCCTGTCCTGCCGACTCTCTGTACATGAGTGACGACACGCCCGGGTTCCACACCCGGAGCCTTCACGCAGGACAGGACCCCGACCCAGAGACGGGTGCTCGCGCACCACCGCTGTATCAGACCACGTCGTACGTCTTCGACGACGCCGCCGATGCCGCGGCACAGTTCGCGCTGAAAAAGCCCGGCCACATCTACTCGCGCCTGATGAACCCGACCGTCGGCATGCTCCAAGAGCGTCTGGCATCGCTCGAAAGCGGTGTCGGTGCCGTCGCAACCTCGTCCGGGATGGCCGCGTTCGACCTCGTGAACTTCCTTCTCGCGTCGGTGGGCGACAACATCGTCTCCGCGTCGTCGCTGTACGGCGGAACCTACACGTACCTCACCCACTCGGTCGAACGCCGCGGCGTCACCACCCGCTTCGTCGACACCCTCGACGTAGACGCCTACGAGGAGGCAATCGACGAGGACACCGCGTTCGTCCACCTCGAAACCATCGGCAATCCGGCGCTCGTGACGCCCGACATCGAAGCCATCGCTGACGTCGCACACGACCACGGTGTGCCACTCGTCGTCGACAACACGTTCGCGACGCCGTACCTCTGCAACCCCATCGAACACGGTGCCGACATCGTCTGGCAGTCGACGACGAAGTGGATTCACGGCGCCGGCACGACCATCGGCGGCGTCCTCATCGACGGTGGCACCTTCCCGTGGGGCGAGTACGCCGACGACTACCCTGAGATTGCAAAGCCGAACCCGGCGTACCACGGCGTCAACTTCGACGAGACGTTCGGTCCCGCCGGATTCACCTACGCCGCCATCGCCCGCGGTCTCCGCGACCTCGGGAACTCCCAGTCGCCGTTCGACGCGTGGCAGACGCTCGAAAAACTCGAATCGCTCCCGCTTCGGATGCGTGCCCACTGTGAGAACGCACAGGCCGTCGCGGAGTTCTTAGACGACCACGAGAAGGTGTCGTGGGTGAACTACCCCGGTCTCGAATCCCACGAGACCCACGAGGAAGCCTCGAAGTACCTCTCGGGTGGCTACGGTGGCATGATTACGTTCGGACTGGCCGACGGCTACGAGGCCGCGAAAGGGACCGTCAACAACGTCGAACTCGCGTCACTCCTCGCCAACGTCGGCGACGCGAAGACGCTCGTCATCCACCCCGCGTCGACGACTCACCAGCAACTCACCGAAGACGAACAGGCCGCCGCTGGCGTCACGCCCGACATGGTCCGTCTCTCGGTCGGTATCGAAGACGTCGACGACATCATCGCCGACCTCGACCAGGCGATTCGCTCGGCGTCGAACTGAGGTCGCCGTCGGCGGTCACCGAACCGAGCGTTCGACCGCCGCCCCTTTTGCAGATGAGCGGGAATGAGAGTTCGTGGTAGAAGCACTCCTCTTCGTCGGACTCCTGGTGGCAGTGTTCGTCGGGTTCAACATCGGCGGGTCGTCGACCGGGGTCGCTTTCGGGCCGGCCGTCGGGAGCGACGTGCTCGGCAAACTCGCCGCCGCGGCGTTGATGACCGGGTTCGCGCTGCTGGGTGGCTGGACCATCGGGCGCGAAGTCGTCGCCAAGATGGGCGGGGAAATCGTCCCACAGAGCGAGTTTACCCTCGCGGCGAGCGTCGCCGTCCTCTTCTTCGTCGGGTTGGCGCTCTTGGTCTCCAACACGTTCGGCGTCCCCGCGTCCACGTCGATGACGGCAGTCGGTGCCATCGCTGGCCTCGGCCTCGCCCGTGGCTCTCTCAACTCCGACGTGATGCTCGAAATCATCTCGTGGTGGATCGTCGCGCCCGTCATCGCGTTCTGGATTTGCGCGGTCATCGGCCGCTACGTCTACCCGTATCTGGACGCGTGGCTCAAACTCGACCAGAGTCCGGGTGCGCTGGTCGTCCTCGACCGCGACGGGTCGATTCCGCGTCCACGACTCGGCCCGAACACGACCTATCGCGAGTTCGGGAGTACGATTCTCGTCGTCGTCGTCGCCTGTTACATGGCGTTCTCTGCAGGCGCCTCGAACGTCGCCAACGCCGTCGCGCCACTCGTCGGCAACGGCGCAGTCGACATGAACACGGGTATCCTCATCGCCGGTGGCGCGATTGGACTCGGTGCGTTCACGATCGCTCGTCGGACGCTCGACACCGTCGGAAACGACCTCACCGAACTCCCCATCCTCGCGGCGCTCATCGTCGAAGCGGTGAGTGCGTCGCTCATCTCGTTCCTCTCGGCAATCGGTATCCCTGCGAGTCTGGCGGTGAGCGCGACGATGTGTATCGTCGGCCTCGGGTGGGGTCGTGCGACCCGGACCGTCACGCTCGGTGATGCACTCAGTGGCGGCGAAGCACCGAAAGTGTCGGTCAACGCTCTCGCTGCGGAACGCGAAGACAAGGTCCCGAAAATCGGTGAAGAGGCACCCGACGAACTCTCTGCCCACGACTTGTTCGACCCCGGAACGACCGGGCGTGTCATCTTCTTCTGGTTGCTCACGCCCTCCCTGTCGGCAATCGCTTCCTACGCCCTGTTCTCTTCGAGCGTCTTCTGACGGGCGACTGCCCGAGGAAGTGACATTCGGATAACAGTCTACTGTGACTGAGTCGGTCACGCTGGCCAGTTTCGGCGTACGGAACAGCAAAGTCTAATGGTGTGGCCTCCGAACCGCTTGTTGATGCCCACGGTAACCTACCTCAACTACGAAACTCTCGACGACCAGGGCTGGGACCTCGACGACGAGGACCTCTTCGACAAGGCTGCTGACGCTGGCCTCGACGCAGAGGACTTCGGTGAACTCGAAGTCAACCAGGGCGAATACATCCTCGAAGCCGCGGAAGCACAGGGCTACGACTGGCCCTTCAGCTGCCGCGCAGGTGCCTGTGCGAACTGTGCTGCCATCGTCAAGGAAGGCGACATCGAGATGGACATGCAGCAGATCCTCTCCGACGAGGAAGTCAACGACAAGAACGTCCGTCTGACCTGCATCGGTTCGCCAACGGCTGACGAGGTCAAGATCGTCTACAACGCGAAGCACCTCGACTACCTGCAGAACCGCGTCATCTAAGACGCCAACTCAGAACTTTCTTTCGACGCCGACCGGTGAGCGGTAGCGCTGTCCTGAACGACAGTCTGTTCTCACAAGCCGACAGGAACTTGTCACGCTGAGTGGTCGGTCTGGACGTGTCACAGTCCCTCGAATCCCTCCCCGACGAATTCGACGTCTCCCTCCCCCACGAAGCACGCGAATTGGGGCGACTGAGCCTCTTTCTCGTCTGCATCACGCTCACCATCGGACTCGCGTACTGGCTCAACCTCAGACTCCGGGGCGTTCCGGTCGTCGGCCCGCTCTCGGCGTACGGAGTCGCCGGACTCGCCCTGCCGACGCTCACGTACGCGAAGTACCGTGGTCTCGACGTCTCGATTTCCCTGCCACGACCGACACAGGTCGGCAACGTCGCTGCCGTCGTCTTCACGCCACTGCTCGCCATTCTCGCGACGAGCGTCGCCACGATGGTGGCGTTCGACACGTCGTTTGCCGCGCTCGTCGGGTGGACGTACGCCCCACAGTCATCCCTCTTTGGCATCCTCCCGAGAGCCACCAAATTCTCGGTTCTCGGTCGCGGGTGGTACGGCCTCCTCGTCGTGGTACTCGTCGAACTCCTGCGAAGTCGAGTCGGGATGCGTTCGACGCACGCCGCCGCGTTCACGGCGGCAGCAGGACTGTACTTTCACTCGGTACTCAGAGACACTGGCCTCTCACTCGTCACCGCTGCCGCAACGTGGCGGTTCTACGCCTTCGCTGTCGTCCTCGTGGCTACCATCGCCGGCGGCATCACGCTCGGATTTATCTATCGAGGCGCAATCGAGCGTTCACTCCGCGTCGTCTACCGACCGCTCTACGTTCCGGTGTTCGCACTCGGACTCTTTCTCTTCGCTGCGTTCGTCACCATCTTGGCAGAGGTCCCGGGTGGATTCGAACACGCGCTGTGGGCACTCGCCTTCGGGTCCGCAGCACTCGGCTACGAGCGCACCGACTCGGTTTGGGTGCCGGTCGTGGTGATGTTCGTCTTCGACGTTGGGTTTCGTCTGGTCCACTTCTTCGAAGTCGCCGTGTTCTGACCCTGCTCAGTTTCAGGATTGATACCCTTCCCGAACACCTAACTCCCCTGCCCCCCGTCTGCCGGTATGTTCGGTATCGGTACGCTCCCCGACCTCTTGCGACTGGTCGTCGTCCCCGTCCTCGCGTGGACCGCGTGGCGCGACATTCGCACGCGGCGCGTCCCCAACGTCGTCTGGTACCCGCTGGCGGCGCTGGGGCTCGCCTTGCTCGCGTGGGAACTGTTCGGCCACCTCCCCGTCGAGACGGTGTTCGACCGACTCTATCTCATCCGCGTCGGCGTGAGCGTCTTCTTCGTCATCCCGCTTTCGTACCTGTTCTGGCGACTCGGTGGCTTCGGGGGTGCCGACGCCAAGGCACTCATGGTGTTCGCCATCCTGTTGCCGACGTTCCCGAGTTACACCGTCGGCGAACTGGTGTTCCCTCTCGAACGGACTGCCCTCGGCGTCTTCTCGATGACTATCCTCACGAACACTGTCATCGTCGGCCTCGCCTACCCGTTGCTCCTCGCCGCTCGCAACCTCGCGGCCGGTGAGTTCGAATTTCCGCTGTCGTTCGTCGGCCGGCGCGTCACCGTGCCGTCGCTCGCGACGACTCACGGGCGCCTGTTCGAGTCGGCCGACGGCATCACGCGAAACGGCCTCGACCTCGACGCGCTTCGGATGTATCTTCGCTGGCGTGGTCTGACGCTCTCGGACCTCTGCGAAAATCCACAGGCTCTCCGCGACCCGGAGACGATTGGTGAGACGTTCGAACCGACTGACGGTGCGGTCCACCGTGCAGTGAGTACGGATGGGGGACTCACCATCGACGACGACGGCACTGCAGACCCGGAACCCGTCGAAGAGACCGGTTCAGACACGGACTTCGACGACCCGTGGGGTGCGGCCGAATTCTTGGACAGCATCGACGGCTCTGCCTACGGAACGACCCCCGAGAAACTCCGAGGCGGTCTCGAACTCGTGACGACCCGCGACTCCGTCTGGATTTCGCCGGGCATCCCGTTCATCGTCCCGATGTTCGTCGGTCTCGTCGTCGCATTCCTCTACGGCGACATCCTCTTCGGCGTCCTCAGCGCGGTTGGAATCGCCTGACCGATGCTGTCTGCGGACAGGTCGCTGGCGTGTGACGACGCACAAGAGATAACCCCCGTCACCTCGTGGCCCGAATCATGACGGTCGATGTCGACTTCGGTGAGGACGGACTCGTCCCCGCCGTGGCACAGGATGCGGAGTCCGGGGAGGTTCTCATGCTGGCGTACGTCTCGCCGGAGGCCCTCGAACGGACGCTCGAAACGGGCCGGGCACACTACTACTCGCGGAGTCGCGACGAACTCTGGGAGAAGGGCGCATCGAGCGGCCACACACAGAACGTACAGGAAGTCCGCGTCGACTGTGACGCCGACACGCTGCTGTATCTCGTCGACCAGAACGTCGGCGCGTGCCACACTGGCCACCGGTCGTGTTTCTACCGGACCATCGACGGTGAGACCGTCGGTGAACGCGTCTTCGACCCCGACGCCGTCTACGACGGCGAGTAACCGAATGGCGCATCGACAGAAGAGATGGTAAACGCAGTCACCGTCGTGGCGTCCGTCGCCGGGCTCGGGTGCTTCGCACTCGGTGCCAGACACCTCAAGAGTGCTGCTGCCGCCCGACGCGTGACTCGGTCGGACGACCCCGAGTTCGTCCTCGACCCAACCCGTGAGGCCCCGCCGGACGACGAACTCGACGGCGACGACCTCGAACGCGGGTTCATGCTGCTCGTCTTCGGAGCGCTCGCGCTGGTCTTCGCGGCGATTAGTCTGTAGAAACGGACCAGTAAGAGAAACGCTGTTTCCCGGTTCTTACAGGTCTGCTATCGCAGCGCGGAGCGCGTCTTCGGCGTCTTCTGCCAGTTCGGTCGCCCGTTGTTCGCTCCGACCTTCGGCGTAGATTCTGACTTTGGGTTCGGTTCCCGACGGTCGCACGAGCACCCACGCGTCACCGTAGTCGAGGCGGTAGCCATCGGTCGTGTTCGGCGTCGCGTCGGCGGCCGCAGCGTACTCGTCGGCGGCGTTGAGCATCGCCGTCAGCTCCGCTTCAGTGTCGTACTCGATGTTGATGCGGACGTTGTAGTAGTCTTGATACGGTGCGACGACTTCGCTCGCCGGACGTTCGGCGACGAGTTCGAGGAACTTCGCCGCGATGTAGGCGCCGTCGCGGACGAGACGGTAGTTCGGGAAGAAGACGCCGCCGTTGCCCTCGCCGGCGACGGGGACGTTCGTCCCTGCGCGCCAGAGTTCGCGGATACGAGTGATGAGGTTCGTCGCGCCGATGGGTGTGAGTTCGAGGTCGGCACCGACCTCTTCGCAGACGTCGACGAGTCGTTGCGAGACGTTGACTGCAGAGACGGTGGCGTCGCCCGGTTCGAGGAAGGCCGCAGCGAGGGCGGCAAGCGAGGCCTCACCGGAGATTGACTCGCCGTGTTCGTCGACGAAGACGGCACGGTCGGCGTCACCGTCGTGTGCGATGCCGATATCGGCGTCCGTCGCGCGGACGAGTCGTTCGAGGTCACGGAGGTTCTCTGGGACCGGTTCGGACTCTCGGCCGGGGAAGTGACCGTCCGGTTGGGCGTTGACTGTGCGGACTTCACAGCCGAGTTCGCGGAGGAAGTCGGGCGTGACGAGCGACCCGGCGCCGTGGCCAGTGTCGAGTGCGACGGTGAGGTTCGCGTCGGCGATGGCCTCGCGGTCGACGCTGGCGAGGAGTTCCTCGCGGTAGTCGTCGTTCGCGGTGTCGACCGACCGGCAACTGCCGACTTCGTCCCACGCTGCAACGTCGAACTCTTCGGTGAGGATGTGGTCTTCGATGCGCTCTAACTCCTCGACAGAGAGTTCCACGCCGTCCTCACCGACGAGTTTGACACCGTTGAACTCGGGTGGGTTGTGTGACGCGGTGATGACGACGCCCGGAATCGACTGGTCTTCGCAGTACCGGACGGCGGCGGGCGTCGGCACCACGCCGAGGTCGTCAACGTCGACGCCGACGCTCGCGAGGCCGGCGCTGGCAGCGTTGACGAACATCTCTCCTGTGGTTCGAGTGTCGC
The genomic region above belongs to Haloferax marinisediminis and contains:
- the metX gene encoding homoserine O-acetyltransferase MetX, which encodes MSRGRVAPGRKVESEVVDLGEFRFESGEAIPNLQVAYEAYGEFTGDNAVVVCHALTGSQHVAGHGSGASVSGQARAWWSDIVGPGKAIDTNEYYVVCVNVPGSCYGSSGPASDSPDGEPWGVDFPPVTVTDWTRAQRLLLDHLGIGRLHAVVGGSVGGMNALDWAVQYPDDVDRLVVVAAAARLDPQCLGLDAVARRAITTDPNWNGGDYYGDDSPDPEGGLGLARQIGHLMYLSKDSMDRKFGRRSAGRGGRGDTYPADPAAAFFPYREVESYLDYQAEKFSERFDANSYLYLTRAMDDFDLSEGYESDSAALAAFEGEALLVSFTGDWHFTTEQSESLAESFRRNDAPVAHHVIESDHGHDAFLVEPEKVGPPLDDFLTAGVAGRAVTDTLADSSEPESEKDFAPVHSSLFSR
- a CDS encoding O-acetylhomoserine aminocarboxypropyltransferase/cysteine synthase family protein, encoding MSDDTPGFHTRSLHAGQDPDPETGARAPPLYQTTSYVFDDAADAAAQFALKKPGHIYSRLMNPTVGMLQERLASLESGVGAVATSSGMAAFDLVNFLLASVGDNIVSASSLYGGTYTYLTHSVERRGVTTRFVDTLDVDAYEEAIDEDTAFVHLETIGNPALVTPDIEAIADVAHDHGVPLVVDNTFATPYLCNPIEHGADIVWQSTTKWIHGAGTTIGGVLIDGGTFPWGEYADDYPEIAKPNPAYHGVNFDETFGPAGFTYAAIARGLRDLGNSQSPFDAWQTLEKLESLPLRMRAHCENAQAVAEFLDDHEKVSWVNYPGLESHETHEEASKYLSGGYGGMITFGLADGYEAAKGTVNNVELASLLANVGDAKTLVIHPASTTHQQLTEDEQAAAGVTPDMVRLSVGIEDVDDIIADLDQAIRSASN
- a CDS encoding inorganic phosphate transporter; translation: MFVGFNIGGSSTGVAFGPAVGSDVLGKLAAAALMTGFALLGGWTIGREVVAKMGGEIVPQSEFTLAASVAVLFFVGLALLVSNTFGVPASTSMTAVGAIAGLGLARGSLNSDVMLEIISWWIVAPVIAFWICAVIGRYVYPYLDAWLKLDQSPGALVVLDRDGSIPRPRLGPNTTYREFGSTILVVVVACYMAFSAGASNVANAVAPLVGNGAVDMNTGILIAGGAIGLGAFTIARRTLDTVGNDLTELPILAALIVEAVSASLISFLSAIGIPASLAVSATMCIVGLGWGRATRTVTLGDALSGGEAPKVSVNALAAEREDKVPKIGEEAPDELSAHDLFDPGTTGRVIFFWLLTPSLSAIASYALFSSSVF
- the fer gene encoding ferredoxin Fer, giving the protein MPTVTYLNYETLDDQGWDLDDEDLFDKAADAGLDAEDFGELEVNQGEYILEAAEAQGYDWPFSCRAGACANCAAIVKEGDIEMDMQQILSDEEVNDKNVRLTCIGSPTADEVKIVYNAKHLDYLQNRVI
- a CDS encoding A24 family peptidase, which codes for MFGIGTLPDLLRLVVVPVLAWTAWRDIRTRRVPNVVWYPLAALGLALLAWELFGHLPVETVFDRLYLIRVGVSVFFVIPLSYLFWRLGGFGGADAKALMVFAILLPTFPSYTVGELVFPLERTALGVFSMTILTNTVIVGLAYPLLLAARNLAAGEFEFPLSFVGRRVTVPSLATTHGRLFESADGITRNGLDLDALRMYLRWRGLTLSDLCENPQALRDPETIGETFEPTDGAVHRAVSTDGGLTIDDDGTADPEPVEETGSDTDFDDPWGAAEFLDSIDGSAYGTTPEKLRGGLELVTTRDSVWISPGIPFIVPMFVGLVVAFLYGDILFGVLSAVGIA
- the hisI gene encoding phosphoribosyl-AMP cyclohydrolase, with product MTVDVDFGEDGLVPAVAQDAESGEVLMLAYVSPEALERTLETGRAHYYSRSRDELWEKGASSGHTQNVQEVRVDCDADTLLYLVDQNVGACHTGHRSCFYRTIDGETVGERVFDPDAVYDGE
- the glmM gene encoding phosphoglucosamine mutase, with the translated sequence MKLFGSSGTRGVVGESLTPEFVLRVAKAAGTVWTADRVAIARDTRTTGEMFVNAASAGLASVGVDVDDLGVVPTPAAVRYCEDQSIPGVVITASHNPPEFNGVKLVGEDGVELSVEELERIEDHILTEEFDVAAWDEVGSCRSVDTANDDYREELLASVDREAIADANLTVALDTGHGAGSLVTPDFLRELGCEVRTVNAQPDGHFPGRESEPVPENLRDLERLVRATDADIGIAHDGDADRAVFVDEHGESISGEASLAALAAAFLEPGDATVSAVNVSQRLVDVCEEVGADLELTPIGATNLITRIRELWRAGTNVPVAGEGNGGVFFPNYRLVRDGAYIAAKFLELVAERPASEVVAPYQDYYNVRINIEYDTEAELTAMLNAADEYAAAADATPNTTDGYRLDYGDAWVLVRPSGTEPKVRIYAEGRSEQRATELAEDAEDALRAAIADL